A single genomic interval of Ramlibacter pinisoli harbors:
- a CDS encoding ABC transporter permease, which yields MPPAAVPSAPSASPARRAWRRFRRNRLGFWSLVVFSTLVVLSLFAEVLSNDKPLLVRYGGQFYVPLVRSYPETTFGGDFQTETDFLDPFIRAQLSKDGNWAIYPPNPYGPKTLNYFAREPNPSPPTRDNLLGTDDRGRDMLAQLVYGFRLSVLFALALTVMGVAIGVATGAVQGFFAGRVDLAFQRFIEIWDSMPELYLLIIFSAIFAPSVALLLILLSLFGWMGLSNYVRAEFLRNRQMDYVRAARALGVGNLRIMRHHILPNSMTPVITFLPFRMSAAILALTSLDFLGLGVPPGTPSLGELLSQGKNNIDAWWISLTTFAVLVATLLLLTFMGDALRDALDPRKADA from the coding sequence CTGCCGCCTGCGGCCGTGCCGTCCGCCCCGTCCGCGTCGCCGGCCCGGCGGGCCTGGCGGCGCTTCCGCCGCAACCGGCTGGGGTTCTGGAGCCTGGTGGTGTTCTCGACGCTCGTGGTCCTCAGCCTGTTCGCCGAGGTGCTGTCGAACGACAAGCCGCTGCTGGTCCGCTATGGGGGGCAGTTCTACGTCCCCCTGGTGCGCAGCTACCCCGAAACCACGTTCGGCGGCGACTTCCAGACCGAGACCGATTTCCTCGACCCCTTCATCCGGGCGCAGCTGAGCAAGGACGGCAACTGGGCGATCTACCCGCCCAATCCGTACGGCCCCAAGACCTTGAATTACTTCGCCAGGGAACCGAACCCGTCGCCGCCCACCCGCGACAACCTGCTCGGCACGGATGACAGGGGCCGCGACATGCTCGCGCAGCTGGTCTACGGCTTCCGCCTGTCGGTGCTGTTCGCGCTGGCGCTGACCGTCATGGGCGTGGCCATCGGCGTTGCCACGGGTGCCGTCCAGGGGTTTTTCGCCGGCCGGGTCGACCTCGCGTTCCAGCGCTTCATCGAGATCTGGGACTCGATGCCGGAGCTGTACCTGCTGATCATCTTCAGCGCCATCTTCGCCCCCAGCGTGGCGCTGCTGCTCATCCTGCTGAGCCTGTTCGGCTGGATGGGCCTGTCCAACTACGTGCGGGCCGAGTTCCTGCGCAACCGGCAGATGGACTACGTGCGGGCCGCCCGCGCGCTGGGGGTCGGCAACCTGCGCATCATGCGGCACCACATCCTGCCCAACAGCATGACGCCGGTGATCACCTTCCTGCCGTTCCGCATGAGCGCCGCCATCCTGGCGCTGACGTCGCTCGACTTCCTGGGCCTGGGCGTGCCGCCAGGCACGCCGTCGCTGGGCGAACTGCTCAGCCAAGGGAAGAACAACATCGACGCCTGGTGGATCTCGCTGACCACGTTCGCCGTGCTGGTGGCCACGCTGTTGCTGCTGACGTTCATGGGGGACGCGCTGCGCGACGCACTCGACCCGCGCAAGGCCGACGCATGA
- a CDS encoding microcin C ABC transporter permease YejB — MPAYILKRLLLMLPTLLGVLLVTFVVTQFVPGGPVEQYLAEAKAGRGGEGGAMNYRGGQGVDPKRIEQIKALYGFDKPPHERFWLMLRQYARFDLGRSFFQNKDVWQLIREKLPVSVSLGLWTFFISYLIAVPLGVAKAVRAGTRFDLATTLLILVGYAIPGFVLGVALLVVFGGQLQWFPLRGLTSGDWDEMGWAARIVDYLWHIALPVTAMVVGSFAVTAMLTKNSFLEEIRKQYVLTARAKGVPERRVLWKHVMRNALMPIIAGFPAAFLGAFFTGSLLIETLFSLDGMGLLSYESVIRRDYPVVLGTLYLFTLLGLVTKLISDLCYVLVDPRVRFD; from the coding sequence ATGCCGGCCTACATCCTCAAGCGCCTGTTGCTCATGCTGCCGACCCTGCTGGGGGTCCTGCTGGTCACCTTCGTGGTCACGCAGTTCGTCCCGGGCGGCCCGGTGGAGCAGTACCTGGCCGAAGCGAAGGCCGGCCGGGGCGGGGAGGGCGGTGCCATGAACTACCGTGGCGGCCAGGGGGTGGATCCCAAGCGCATCGAGCAGATCAAGGCCCTGTACGGCTTCGACAAGCCGCCGCACGAGCGCTTCTGGCTGATGCTGCGCCAGTACGCCCGCTTCGACCTGGGGCGCAGCTTCTTCCAGAACAAGGACGTCTGGCAGCTCATCCGCGAGAAGCTGCCGGTCTCGGTCAGCCTGGGCCTGTGGACCTTCTTCATCAGCTACCTCATCGCGGTGCCCCTGGGCGTGGCCAAGGCGGTGCGGGCCGGCACGCGCTTCGACCTGGCCACCACGCTGCTGATACTGGTGGGCTATGCGATCCCTGGATTTGTCCTCGGCGTGGCCCTGCTGGTGGTGTTCGGCGGCCAGCTGCAGTGGTTCCCGCTGCGTGGCCTGACGTCCGGCGACTGGGACGAGATGGGCTGGGCGGCGCGCATCGTCGACTACCTGTGGCACATCGCGCTGCCGGTCACGGCGATGGTCGTCGGCAGCTTTGCGGTGACGGCGATGCTGACCAAGAACTCCTTCCTGGAGGAGATCCGCAAGCAGTACGTCCTGACGGCCCGGGCCAAGGGCGTTCCCGAGCGCCGCGTGCTGTGGAAGCACGTCATGCGCAATGCGCTGATGCCCATCATCGCCGGCTTCCCGGCGGCCTTCCTGGGCGCCTTCTTCACGGGATCGCTGCTGATCGAGACGCTGTTCTCGCTCGACGGCATGGGCCTGCTCAGCTACGAGAGCGTCATCCGGCGCGACTATCCCGTGGTGCTGGGCACGCTGTACCTGTTCACGCTGCTCGGCCTGGTGACCAAGCTGATCAGCGATCTCTGCTACGTGCTGGTGGATCCCCGTGTCCGCTTCGACTGA
- a CDS encoding extracellular solute-binding protein yields the protein MRGWLLLLAAAVAVPAAHAAHGYALWGDMKYPPGFAQFDYVNPKASKGGELRLVSNLRVSTFDKYNPFTIKGSAPAYLQALMFDSLLAGSADEVGAGYGLLAEDISMAPDGLAATFRLRPQARFHDGQPVLAADVKYTFDTLLGPYTSPAFKTALEDLAGLDVLDERTVRFRFKRLNRELPLTVGGMPIFSRRWGMEDGKPKRFDAVVMDTPIGSGPYRIGPVRFGKDITYVRDPGYWARDLNVRRGTANFDRITVKIYRDNTARLEALKAGEFDMMRFFSAGDWARRVNGRKFDSGELVKGEFKHRLPSGFQSYVLNTRNPKLQDVRVRQALGLALDYEWMNRQMFYNSYQRVRALFGNTDCESEGTPGPQELALLEPWRGKVPDAVFGPAYMPPRTDGQNSLRANLRQARDLLRQAGWEVRDGALRNARGEPMVLEYLDSNETGARTVTTWARNLEKLGIQLVFRPVDFALYQQRLQKFEFEITTLAYQGTHTPGQEFVDLFGSKAADTEDSGNHAGVKSPAVDALLDRMIVAKTKAQLLPACRALDRVISHSHYLIPQWTAGTHRIVYNARRLQPALPMPPYAQGENWAIDTWWSK from the coding sequence ATGCGAGGTTGGCTGCTCCTGCTGGCTGCGGCGGTAGCGGTGCCCGCCGCGCATGCCGCCCACGGCTATGCGCTGTGGGGGGACATGAAGTACCCGCCGGGCTTCGCGCAGTTCGACTACGTCAACCCGAAGGCGTCCAAGGGCGGCGAGTTGCGGCTGGTCAGCAACCTGCGCGTGTCCACCTTCGACAAGTACAACCCGTTCACCATCAAGGGCTCGGCGCCGGCGTACCTGCAGGCGCTGATGTTCGACAGCCTGCTCGCGGGCAGCGCGGATGAGGTCGGGGCCGGCTACGGCCTGCTGGCCGAGGACATCAGCATGGCGCCGGACGGGCTGGCCGCCACGTTCCGCCTGCGGCCGCAGGCGCGCTTCCACGATGGCCAGCCGGTGCTGGCGGCGGACGTCAAGTACACCTTCGACACGCTGCTGGGGCCCTACACGTCACCGGCCTTCAAGACCGCCCTGGAAGACCTCGCCGGCCTGGACGTGCTCGACGAGCGCACCGTGCGCTTCCGGTTCAAGCGGCTCAACCGGGAGCTCCCGCTCACGGTGGGCGGGATGCCCATCTTCAGCCGACGCTGGGGTATGGAGGACGGCAAGCCCAAGCGCTTCGATGCCGTGGTGATGGACACGCCCATCGGCAGCGGGCCCTACCGCATCGGGCCGGTGCGGTTCGGCAAGGACATCACCTACGTGCGCGATCCCGGCTACTGGGCGCGCGACCTGAACGTGCGCCGCGGGACGGCCAATTTCGACCGCATCACCGTCAAGATCTACCGCGACAACACGGCTCGCCTGGAGGCGCTGAAGGCGGGTGAATTCGACATGATGCGGTTCTTCTCCGCCGGCGACTGGGCCCGCCGCGTCAATGGCCGCAAGTTCGACAGCGGGGAACTGGTCAAGGGAGAGTTCAAGCATCGGCTGCCCTCGGGGTTCCAGAGCTACGTGCTCAACACCCGCAACCCGAAGCTGCAGGACGTGCGGGTGCGCCAGGCACTGGGCCTGGCGCTGGACTACGAGTGGATGAACCGGCAGATGTTCTACAACTCGTACCAGCGGGTGCGCGCCCTCTTCGGCAACACCGACTGCGAGAGCGAGGGCACGCCGGGCCCGCAGGAGCTGGCGCTGCTGGAGCCCTGGCGCGGCAAGGTCCCCGATGCGGTCTTCGGGCCGGCCTACATGCCGCCACGCACCGACGGCCAGAACTCCCTGCGCGCCAACCTGCGCCAGGCCCGCGACCTGCTGCGGCAGGCGGGCTGGGAAGTGCGCGACGGCGCGCTGCGCAATGCCAGGGGCGAACCCATGGTGCTGGAGTACCTCGACTCCAACGAGACCGGGGCCCGCACCGTGACGACGTGGGCGCGCAACCTGGAGAAGCTGGGCATCCAACTGGTGTTCCGGCCGGTCGACTTCGCCCTGTACCAGCAACGGCTGCAGAAGTTCGAGTTCGAGATCACCACGCTGGCCTACCAGGGCACGCACACGCCGGGGCAGGAGTTCGTCGACCTGTTCGGCAGCAAGGCAGCCGATACCGAGGACTCGGGCAACCACGCCGGCGTCAAGAGCCCGGCGGTCGACGCGCTGCTCGATCGCATGATCGTCGCCAAGACCAAGGCGCAACTGCTGCCCGCCTGCCGCGCGCTCGACCGGGTGATCAGCCACAGCCACTACCTGATCCCGCAGTGGACGGCCGGCACGCACCGCATCGTCTACAACGCCCGGCGCCTGCAGCCGGCGCTGCCCATGCCGCCCTATGCCCAGGGCGAGAACTGGGCCATCGACACCTGGTGGAGCAAGTGA
- the fabI gene encoding enoyl-ACP reductase FabI: MGFLSGKKLLITGVLSNRSIAYGIAKACHAQGAELAFSYVGERFKDRITEYAADFGSSLVFDCDVGDDAQIEAMFTGLSAHWPRFDGFVHAIGFAPREAIAGDFLDGLSREAFKIAHDISAYSFPAMAKAALPMLNDKSALLTLTYLGAIRTVPNYNTMGLAKASLEASVRYLAESLGPKGIRVNGISAGPIKTLAASGIKGFGKILSVVAETAPIRRNVTIEDVGNVAAFLLSDLAGGVSAEITYVDGGFSQVVGGIAEPAAG, from the coding sequence ATGGGCTTCCTCTCCGGCAAGAAATTGTTGATCACGGGCGTTCTGTCGAACCGCTCCATCGCCTACGGCATCGCCAAGGCCTGCCACGCGCAGGGCGCGGAACTGGCCTTCAGCTACGTCGGCGAGCGCTTCAAGGACCGCATCACCGAGTACGCGGCCGATTTCGGCTCCAGCCTGGTGTTCGACTGCGACGTCGGCGACGACGCCCAGATCGAGGCCATGTTCACCGGCCTGTCGGCCCACTGGCCCAGGTTCGACGGTTTCGTGCACGCCATCGGCTTCGCGCCGCGCGAAGCCATCGCCGGCGACTTCCTCGACGGGCTGTCGCGCGAGGCGTTCAAGATCGCCCACGACATCAGCGCCTACAGCTTCCCGGCCATGGCCAAGGCAGCGCTGCCGATGCTGAACGACAAGTCGGCGCTGCTCACCCTGACCTACCTGGGCGCGATCCGCACCGTCCCGAACTACAACACCATGGGCCTGGCCAAGGCGTCGCTCGAGGCGTCGGTGCGCTACCTGGCGGAGTCGCTCGGGCCCAAGGGCATCCGGGTCAACGGCATCAGCGCCGGCCCCATCAAGACGCTGGCCGCCAGCGGCATCAAGGGCTTCGGCAAGATCCTGTCGGTGGTCGCCGAGACGGCCCCGATCCGCCGCAACGTGACCATCGAGGACGTCGGCAACGTGGCGGCCTTCCTGCTGTCGGACCTGGCCGGCGGCGTCAGCGCCGAGATCACCTACGTCGACGGCGGCTTCAGCCAGGTCGTCGGCGGTATCGCCGAACCGGCCGCCGGCTGA
- a CDS encoding MFS transporter, which produces MTTLAGAAPVRETRAAVTWLLNLAHAIDHMFLLIFATAVATMAAEFGRTRWEDLMPLGAGAFVMFGLGALPAGRLGDLWGRRQMMLVFFGGMGLSSLLVAFTQSAWQLAAALTLLGTFASIYHPVGIPMLVQHARSPGATIGLNGLSGNLGIAAAALVTGYLVKWFGWRMAFAVPGLACLACGLAFAWLCPRETEPPSRRAGKAKVTLTQAQLARAFLVMTAAAATGGLLFNMTTNANTQLMTERFRGVLEDPALLGILLSVVYAIASLAQVVVGRLIDRMPLKPLYFRVALLQIPLLVVAAYAHGWLLFAALVGVMVSVFGAIPFTDAMIVRYVDDRLRSRVAGMRLAVGLGISSLAVWALGPVVKGVGFDTMLLVLAGIASITATIVNFLPEETAA; this is translated from the coding sequence ATGACCACCCTGGCCGGAGCGGCGCCGGTGCGTGAAACGCGCGCGGCAGTGACGTGGCTGCTGAACCTCGCCCATGCCATCGACCACATGTTCCTGCTCATCTTCGCGACGGCGGTCGCGACCATGGCAGCGGAATTCGGTCGCACCCGCTGGGAGGACCTCATGCCGCTCGGAGCGGGCGCCTTCGTGATGTTCGGGCTGGGGGCCCTCCCGGCCGGCCGCCTGGGCGACCTGTGGGGCCGGCGCCAGATGATGCTGGTGTTCTTCGGCGGGATGGGGCTGTCGTCCCTGCTCGTGGCCTTCACGCAGTCGGCCTGGCAGCTGGCCGCGGCGCTCACGCTGCTGGGTACCTTCGCCTCGATCTACCACCCGGTGGGCATTCCCATGCTGGTGCAGCACGCGCGCAGCCCGGGCGCCACGATCGGGCTGAACGGGTTGTCCGGCAACCTGGGGATCGCGGCCGCGGCCCTGGTGACGGGCTACCTCGTCAAGTGGTTCGGCTGGCGCATGGCGTTCGCAGTGCCGGGACTGGCATGCCTGGCCTGCGGGCTGGCCTTCGCGTGGCTGTGTCCCCGCGAGACCGAGCCGCCGTCCAGGCGGGCCGGCAAGGCCAAGGTCACGTTGACGCAGGCGCAACTGGCCCGCGCCTTCCTGGTCATGACGGCCGCCGCCGCCACCGGCGGGCTGCTGTTCAACATGACGACCAATGCCAACACGCAGCTGATGACCGAGCGCTTCCGCGGGGTGCTCGAAGACCCCGCGCTGCTGGGCATCCTGCTGTCGGTGGTCTATGCGATCGCCTCGCTGGCCCAGGTCGTGGTCGGCCGCCTGATCGACCGGATGCCGCTCAAGCCGCTGTACTTCCGGGTGGCGCTGCTGCAGATTCCCTTGCTGGTCGTGGCCGCCTATGCGCACGGCTGGCTGCTGTTCGCCGCACTGGTGGGGGTCATGGTGTCCGTCTTCGGCGCCATCCCGTTCACCGACGCGATGATCGTGCGCTACGTGGACGACCGGCTGCGCTCGCGGGTGGCCGGCATGCGGCTGGCGGTCGGGCTGGGGATCAGCTCGCTGGCGGTCTGGGCGCTGGGGCCGGTGGTCAAGGGCGTGGGCTTCGACACCATGCTGCTGGTGCTGGCCGGCATCGCGTCCATCACCGCCACCATCGTCAATTTCCTGCCCGAGGAAACGGCGGCCTGA
- a CDS encoding arginine/lysine/ornithine decarboxylase has protein sequence MKFRFPIVIIDEDYRSENTSGLGIRALAQAIEAEGMEVLGVTSYGDLSQFAQQQSRASAFILSIDDEEFTPGPDLDPAVVNLRSFIQEVRRKNSDVPIYVYGETKTSRHMPNDILRELHGFIHMFEDTPEFVARHIIREAKSYLEGIQPPFFKALLDYAEDGSYSWHCPGHSGGVAFLKTPVGQMFHQFFGENMLRADVCNAVDELGQLLDHTGPVAASERNAARIFNADHCFFVTNGTSTSNKMVWHHTVAPGDVVVVDRNCHKSILHSIIMTGAIPVFMKPTRNHFGIIGPIPQSEFAPEAIRAKIRANPLLAGVDADQVKPRVMTLTQSTYDGVLYNTETIKGMLDGYVDTLHFDEAWLPHAAFHPFYGPYHAMGKKRARPKESLTFATQSTHKLLAGISQASHVLVQDSQNRKLDRHLFNEAYLMHTSTSPQYSIIASCDVAAAMMEPPGGPALVEESILEALDFRRAMRKVDQEYGKDWWFKVWGPDKLVDEGIGRADDWIIKGEARTAKWHGFGNLAEGFNMLDPIKSTIVTPGLDLNGKFAKTGIPASIVTRFLAEHGIIVEKTGLYSFFIMFTIGITKGRWNTLLTALQQFKDDYARNQPMWRILPEFCQQHPRYERMGLADLCQHVHELYAKYDIARLTTDMYLSDLTPAMKPSDAFAHIAHRKTERVPIDELEGRITTSLVTPYPPGIPLLIPGEVFNRKIVDYLKFSREFNSRCPGFETDIHGLVEEAGPDGQMRYFADCVRR, from the coding sequence ATGAAATTCCGTTTTCCCATCGTCATCATCGACGAAGACTACCGGTCCGAGAACACCTCCGGGCTGGGCATCCGCGCGCTCGCGCAGGCCATCGAGGCCGAGGGCATGGAGGTGCTGGGGGTGACCAGCTACGGCGACCTCTCGCAGTTCGCGCAGCAGCAAAGCCGCGCCAGCGCCTTCATCCTGTCGATCGACGACGAGGAGTTCACGCCCGGGCCGGACCTCGACCCGGCAGTGGTGAACCTGCGCAGCTTCATCCAGGAGGTGCGACGCAAGAACAGCGACGTGCCGATCTACGTGTACGGCGAGACCAAGACCTCGCGCCACATGCCGAACGACATCCTGCGCGAGCTGCACGGCTTCATCCACATGTTCGAGGACACGCCGGAGTTCGTGGCCCGGCACATCATCCGCGAGGCCAAGAGCTACCTGGAGGGCATCCAGCCGCCATTCTTCAAGGCGCTGCTCGACTACGCGGAGGATGGCTCCTATTCCTGGCACTGCCCCGGCCACTCGGGCGGGGTGGCGTTCCTCAAGACGCCGGTGGGCCAGATGTTCCACCAGTTCTTCGGCGAGAACATGCTGCGGGCCGACGTCTGCAACGCCGTCGACGAACTCGGCCAGCTGCTGGACCACACCGGCCCGGTGGCCGCCAGCGAGCGCAACGCCGCCCGCATCTTCAACGCCGACCACTGCTTCTTCGTCACCAACGGCACGTCGACGTCGAACAAGATGGTCTGGCACCACACCGTGGCCCCGGGCGACGTGGTCGTGGTCGACCGCAACTGCCACAAGTCCATCCTGCACTCGATCATCATGACCGGGGCCATCCCGGTGTTCATGAAGCCGACGCGCAACCACTTCGGCATCATCGGCCCGATCCCGCAGAGCGAGTTCGCGCCCGAAGCCATCAGGGCCAAGATCCGGGCCAACCCGCTGCTGGCCGGTGTCGATGCCGACCAGGTCAAGCCGCGCGTGATGACGCTCACCCAGTCCACCTACGACGGGGTCCTGTACAACACCGAGACCATCAAGGGCATGCTCGACGGCTACGTCGACACGCTGCACTTCGACGAGGCCTGGCTGCCGCACGCGGCCTTCCACCCGTTCTACGGGCCGTACCACGCCATGGGCAAGAAGCGCGCACGGCCCAAGGAATCGCTGACCTTCGCCACCCAGTCGACCCACAAGCTGCTGGCCGGCATCAGCCAGGCGAGCCACGTGCTGGTGCAGGATTCGCAGAACCGCAAGCTCGACCGGCACCTGTTCAACGAGGCGTACCTGATGCACACCTCGACCAGCCCGCAGTACTCCATCATCGCCAGCTGCGACGTGGCGGCGGCCATGATGGAGCCGCCCGGAGGCCCCGCGCTGGTGGAGGAGAGCATCCTGGAAGCCCTGGACTTCCGCCGCGCCATGCGCAAGGTCGACCAGGAGTACGGCAAGGACTGGTGGTTCAAGGTCTGGGGCCCCGACAAGCTGGTCGACGAGGGCATCGGCCGCGCCGACGACTGGATCATCAAGGGCGAGGCTCGCACGGCCAAGTGGCACGGCTTCGGCAACCTGGCCGAGGGCTTCAACATGCTGGACCCGATCAAGTCCACCATCGTCACGCCCGGCCTCGACCTGAACGGCAAGTTCGCCAAGACCGGCATCCCGGCGTCCATCGTCACGCGCTTCCTGGCCGAGCACGGGATCATCGTGGAGAAGACCGGGCTCTACAGCTTCTTCATCATGTTCACCATCGGCATCACCAAGGGCCGCTGGAACACGCTGCTCACGGCGCTGCAGCAGTTCAAGGACGACTACGCCCGCAACCAGCCGATGTGGCGCATCCTGCCGGAGTTCTGCCAGCAGCACCCGCGCTACGAGCGCATGGGCCTGGCCGACCTGTGCCAGCACGTGCACGAGCTGTATGCAAAGTACGACATCGCGCGCCTGACCACCGACATGTATCTGTCGGACCTCACGCCCGCCATGAAGCCGAGCGACGCCTTCGCCCACATCGCCCACCGCAAGACCGAACGGGTGCCGATCGACGAGCTGGAAGGCCGCATCACGACCTCGCTGGTCACCCCGTACCCGCCGGGCATCCCGCTGCTGATCCCGGGCGAGGTCTTCAACCGCAAGATCGTCGACTACCTGAAGTTCTCGCGCGAGTTCAACTCGCGCTGCCCGGGCTTCGAGACCGACATCCACGGGCTGGTCGAGGAAGCGGGCCCGGACGGGCAGATGCGCTACTTCGCCGACTGCGTCAGGCGCTGA
- a CDS encoding NfeD family protein produces the protein MAESTVWWLLAGAAVAVELVTGSFYLLMLAIGLSAAAMAAHGGAALPAQLVTAAVVGGGAVGAWHVVRGRRPAGPSASANPDVNLDIGETVVVEAWQPDGTAQVRYRGARWTVAHLPGAVPAPGPHRVREVVGNRLIVEKL, from the coding sequence ATGGCGGAATCGACGGTGTGGTGGCTGCTGGCCGGCGCGGCCGTGGCGGTCGAACTGGTCACGGGGAGCTTCTACCTGCTGATGCTCGCGATCGGCCTGTCCGCGGCCGCGATGGCCGCGCACGGCGGAGCCGCCCTCCCCGCGCAGCTGGTCACGGCCGCGGTCGTGGGCGGAGGGGCTGTCGGCGCCTGGCACGTGGTCCGCGGCAGGCGCCCGGCCGGCCCGTCGGCCAGCGCCAACCCGGACGTGAACCTGGACATCGGCGAGACGGTCGTGGTCGAGGCCTGGCAGCCGGACGGGACCGCTCAGGTGCGCTACCGCGGCGCCCGGTGGACGGTCGCCCACCTGCCCGGCGCGGTTCCCGCGCCCGGACCGCACCGAGTCCGCGAGGTCGTAGGCAACCGCCTGATCGTCGAAAAACTCTGA
- a CDS encoding SPFH domain-containing protein, with amino-acid sequence MEIAVVLFVVAVIFIARSIKVVPQQHAWVVERLGRYHGTLSPGLNFLVPFVDKVAYRHSLKEIPLDVPSQVCITRDNTQLQVDGILYFQVTDPMRASYGSSNYIVAVTQLAQTSLRSVIGKLELDKTFEERDIINAQIVQAIDEAALNWGVKVLRYEIKDLTPPKEILHAMQSQITAEREKRALIAASEGRRQEQINIATGEREASIARSEGEKQADINQAQGQAAAIIAVAQAKAQAIRQIAEAIRQPGGEQAVQLEVAEKAVDAFRNVANESQTTLIVPGNMGEVSALIASAMKMVQASRPKD; translated from the coding sequence ATGGAAATCGCCGTCGTCCTGTTCGTCGTCGCCGTCATCTTCATCGCCCGCAGCATCAAGGTGGTTCCCCAGCAGCACGCCTGGGTGGTCGAACGGCTGGGCAGGTACCACGGCACGCTGTCGCCCGGCCTGAACTTCCTCGTGCCCTTCGTCGACAAGGTCGCGTACCGCCACAGCCTGAAGGAGATCCCGCTGGACGTCCCCAGCCAGGTCTGCATCACGCGCGACAACACCCAGCTGCAGGTCGACGGCATCCTGTACTTCCAGGTCACCGACCCGATGCGGGCCAGTTATGGCTCGTCCAACTACATCGTCGCGGTCACCCAGCTGGCCCAGACGTCGCTGCGCAGCGTCATCGGCAAGCTGGAGCTGGACAAGACCTTCGAGGAACGGGACATCATCAACGCCCAGATCGTGCAGGCCATCGACGAGGCGGCCCTGAACTGGGGCGTGAAAGTGCTGCGCTACGAGATCAAGGACCTCACGCCGCCCAAGGAGATCCTGCACGCCATGCAATCGCAGATCACGGCCGAGCGCGAGAAACGCGCCCTGATCGCCGCCTCCGAGGGACGCCGGCAGGAGCAGATCAACATCGCCACCGGCGAGCGGGAGGCGTCCATCGCCCGCTCGGAGGGCGAGAAACAGGCCGACATCAACCAGGCGCAGGGCCAGGCAGCCGCGATCATCGCCGTGGCGCAGGCCAAGGCGCAGGCCATCCGCCAGATCGCCGAGGCGATCCGGCAGCCGGGCGGCGAGCAGGCGGTGCAGCTGGAAGTGGCGGAGAAGGCGGTCGACGCCTTCCGCAACGTCGCCAACGAGTCGCAGACCACCCTCATCGTGCCGGGCAACATGGGCGAGGTGTCCGCGCTGATCGCGTCGGCCATGAAGATGGTGCAGGCCAGCCGGCCCAAGGACTGA